The sequence AGATGGGTTTTGGTGTTCTGcatcctgcagctctccagctgttgtgaaactacgatTCCAaggatgctaggagttgtagtcgcacaacagccggtggacCGCAGGTTACATAACACTGGTGTAAACGCTACATGTCGCACCATGCTTTGTgaagacactgaaccagcaggggatGCTGAATTGTCACTGCAGCTTTGGATGCGATTGGAGTAGAACTGTAGCCTGGTATCTTGTTTTTTGTCTTCCAGTCTCGTAAATATTACTTCCTCAGTGAGGACACGGACGAGAAGATGGGCATCCTGCATCGGTGCCACGAGCTGGAGCAGCAGGTACGGGGGGGTAACGTGGGGCATGCgcagtttccatggtgatggcgTGTCTGCTACTCggttgcacgtgtgtgtgtggtgGTGTGCACAGCATCTACTAAATTACAGACCCCCCGACCCTAAATAacctggggggctcttatttactCATTTGTAGATGCAGATTGATTAATTGATCTGGTAGTGCAGATGAGGTGCCGTCGCCTAGCAGAAACCCACCGGGACCCATTCATatgggttgtcacagccccgccccctatgACAAACCTCACTTAAAATCTAGGATCGTGGCACTGGGTGGACATGCCATTTAAGTATAGTTTTTGACAGCTGAAGAATTGTTAGAATTTCCCCTTTTCACATTGAGGTTGGCACATACCCGGCGGCGGTTTCTGCCCGGCAGACTCTGGTGGTGGGTGGGGGCTGGGCTTCTAAACATGGCGACCTCATTGAATGATTTCACCCTCTAAAAAGGTTTTGAGCTGAGTTTGATTTGGCATCCGGAGATGTTGGGTGAGTTTAATGCCTGCCTTGTACCCGCTACTTCTAATGCTAACCTTTTTGCATGCCAGCAATGCCTGCCAGCTGCCTAACCCAGGGCATTGCCCTGCAACACAGTGCCAGGGGTCGGTCATGACACCCCCTCATCTACATGTTTGCATCCTGTACCCCTTTGTCTATGTGTTACTTGTATATGTTGTTTTGCAGCCATTTGTGGGTACAGACCCCTAATTTTGGGATTGGGGGGAGGATTCTTTGGCGCTCCACACTAAAAGCATCATCGATTAATAGAAATTGTGCCCACCATGTACCCACTGCAATTAGCATGGTACCCAAAGCTGGCACCCTTACCCCTGCCCTGCTCCTATAGGAACTTGTATGTTTGCAAACTAAAGCCTCGTGCACACAGCCGTATATATAGATTGCGGTCTGCACAATATGGAAaccatctgtgttgcatccacattttttgcggacctgttgactttaatTTGCGAAACGGACATACAGATTCAGAAAGCGCATGGATCATCCGTGTGCTTTCCCTATCGGTATGTCCATTCTTCAAAAGGATAGAACAGGGATCAACAAACTTTGGCACCCCAGCTGCTgtgatactacaactcccagcatgaaaacatgctcggctgttctaactcccatagaagtgaacgaagcattctgggagatgtagtttctgaacagccggAGTGCCggaagttgctgatccctgggatAGAATGTCTGCAAAACGCGGACCGTGGGTCCATTGAAGTCTATTGGTCCAaaacaaaaaatgcggatggcaCACAGACCGCTTCCGTATTTTgtcgatccgcggtttgcagactgcTAAACGGACACAGTCATTTGCATGGGCCTAACTGTGAGGCTCTTATCTAGGAGTGAACCGGACCCCTAGGACAGGGAGAAGCCATGAGTGAGAGGGTTTGCAGAATATTGCATGGGATATCCATACCTTGTCCCCGCACCCTGTGCATGGACCGAAAACCGCACAGCATCATGGGTTGTTACCTGACCTCATGTGTTGATCTGGGGACATGCTAGGAATTGTAGTACTGTACCAGCCTGGATGATGAATATGTATGGGGTAACCACAGGAGAAAAGCCCTTGTTATGACCCCTTTCCCCTTAACCCTTTCTTCCGCTCTCGTctcttaacccttctcacactgtgtgcactTGGCTCCTCTCCCTCCCAtgtcgtgcccccccccccccctccacctttCCTCCTGAAGGTCTCCTTGCTGATGGAAGAGAAGCGTAACCTTCTCTCTGAGAACCGATCCCTTCGAGAGCAGCACGATTCACCAGACGGAGACATCGGGACACCCCAGATGTTCACTAAGAAAATGCTGCTGTTGCAAAGTCAGATCGAGCAACTTCAGGAAGAAAACTACAGGTAAGGGCAGAGCAACGATAGGCAATGTTACTAACGATCTTCCTGGTTCATGAACAGAATGACAGGTCTACAGTGAAGACTGGGATTGCAGCTCcactccattaaagtgaattgatCTGAGCTGCAATTCAACCCACAATCTGTGGGACTGTTTTAGGAAGAAAACAACGGTTTTTGTAATCTTGGACAACCCGTTTAAATATCCTGGCAAATGGCTGATATTGCTCCAACATGTTGCAGGCTGGAGAGTGCACGTGATGACTACAGGCAACGGTGTGACGAGCTGGATCGGGAGTTACAGGAACTCCATCAGCGGAACCAAGACCTAACCGGACTTGCACACGAGGCCCAGTCACTACGGGATGAGATGGACGTACTCCGGTAAGGGGGCAGGCTTGTCTAACAAGAACtagactttttttcccccccaaaggtACCAAATTTTTCATCAAAATTCTGTGGAGGGTCCCATTGATCATAGGGGTGGAGGTGGGCATTCTAGAGCATTTGTGTCAGGCTCcattgaaatggctgataacagggaacagtACACTGCATTAAACTGCATAATATACACGTCCCATTGTAATGGCTGCTGCAGAAAAGTTTCACTAGGGCTCCTCCTAACTGATATGACTGTGGCCCCTTGTCTCTACCTCATCAGGCACTCTTCAGACCGCGTGGGGAAGTTGGAGTCCCTAGTTGAGTCTTACAAGAAGAAGTTGGAGGATCTGGGAGATCTGCGGCGCCAGGTGAAGCTTCTCGAGGAGAGAAACACGGTCTACATGGAACGCACCTGTCAGCTCGAGGAGGAGCTTCACAAGGCGCACGCCTCCCGAGGACAGGTGGAGAGCCTCGGCCGACAGGTAAGTGATGTCTGCATCTGACTAGAACATTGAGCTCTAGGATTAGCTATGACATCCAGGCCTGGCTTATGGTTGGAGCTGTACGATTTGCTGCTGGTTCATCTTGTCAGGTCCAGGAGCTGAATAAGAAGCACTCTGCAGAGTCCTtgcgggcagagaagtggcaattCGAGTTCCAGACCTTGAAGGAAAAATTTGAGGCTTTACAGAAGGAGCGAGAGGTGAGGAATGTACCTGCATTGGTAGGGTCGTCTTCCTGGGTAGTCTCTCGTTAGCTGTAGCTTTCCAACAAACACTTTGATCTGATGGGTGtgcttgacgcttctggagatcaGGGGCGCCTGCTGCTGGTTGCCTGTGTGTGATCCCTCTCTGGTCATAGCAGACTTCAGACATGATTTCTCGTCTGCATGGCTGCTTCTTCGGAGGACGGGCATCCTGAGGTCTATGGTGGGATGATGTCCAAGCTCCTGTGTTTTCTTCCAGCGGCTGCTGGCAGAAAGAGACTCTCTACGGGAGACCAATGAAGAGCTGCGCTGCTCCCACCTCCAGCAGACGTGCCTGGTACAAGCAGGTGAGAAGACACAACTAAAGCTGATAGTTGAGGGCTCCGGCAGTATTCCTGCCCTCATGATCACTACAGGCTATGAACACTCCGGGCTAAAGGAGTTGCCGCTCCCTTTGTACCATTGTAAGGGCCTGGGCGATCTGGCATGTTCTTAGGGTGGATGGGTTATACTGGGCCAGATGTCTTTGGTCAACTTCCTAAATAATGGATTCCGCCTCTGTTGACCCATGTTTCTTAATCTgatgtagagttgttgcgataccaaatttttgattcggtttcgataccatgaaaaagtattgcgatactcgataccattcgataccacgcgaaaaaaataaacaaaaaaagccacgtgcattcctcatttttaaaaatggcgaatcgcgcagtttttattttattttttctgttccggcattcaccacctagattttttttttatattttaatagtttggacttttctgacgtggcgatgtaatatgtttatttatatattttatatgtgaaattgggaaaaggggggtgatttatacttcatattttagtgttttttttttttcactttttatttaataactatttccccccttaggggctagaacctgggatctttcatcccttttcctattcaccctgatagatctctatcagggtgaataggactccacactgtccctgctgctctgtgctttgtgcacacagcatcagggatgttaccatggcaaccagggcttctgtagcgtcctggctgccatggaaaccgatcggagccccaggcttacacagctggggctccgatcagaagctgccactgcaccaccaatgagggggagtggagaggtccctgtggccactgccaccaatgattttaatactggagggttgagaggggccggcgcactgtgccaccaatgattttaatgggatggggggattgaggggggggggggcacactgcaccaccaatgattttacccctttatacaggaggcgggtactagcagatcagcggcagttaactgccgctgatcgcagctccctgtcaggggcagggtgccggcaatgcgattctgctgccggcacccgcctcctgtatgtgttaaagactgactactgtatatgagtccagactttcactattaggccacacagagcggcgcccagcgatgtctcagcactcaccatttagtcctgggcgccgctccgttcgcccgcagtgccccattactgtctcctctcctgctccacatgctgctgattactatcggagcgatgggaggagacatcagcttcactagtgggcgttccttctccctggctgtagcgctgtccaatcgcagcgcagggaaaaggaacgcccactagtgaagctgatgtctcctcccatcgctccgatagtaatcctatcattggtggcgcagtgcgcccgcccctcctccgcccctctcttctcattgccgcccctcctccaccccctctcttctcattgccgcccctcctccgcccctctcttctcattggtggcagcggcagcagcacagggggagggaggacagcttccttctccccgtgctgctgagagagaacatgagcgcgccgatagcagcgcgctcatgttcagagatactagactgcgcagaagcgcagcccagtatcgaaaaaacggaaatcccggtatcgtatcgataccgggacaaaagtatcgattgggtatcgaaatttcgatacccgcaacaaccctaatctGATGTATAGAATAGGGAATTGTGTTAATTGGACGAGTCCTCCTGAGATTTTTGGCATTTCATCCCTTCGTAGATGCCTTCTCTGGACTGTCTTCTCCGGTGGACAACTTGGCAGCAGAGATCCTTCCTGCGGAGCTGAAGTAAGAGTTGTGCAGATGCGATGTACAGAGTAGAGGTTGTATATGGCTGCCTGTACTGACCTCTGTATACCCTGTAGGGAGACGGTTATCCGCCTGCAGCAGGAGAATAAGATGCTTTGTGTGCAGGAAGCCTCGTACCAGCAACGTCTGTCCGAGCTGCAGAATTTGCTAGAAGAGTCCAACCGCGGCCGCAATAGACTTGAGAGCGAAAACCGGTGAGGAAGGGGGGCATTGTGCGTCTAACCTCCCTCCCCCCATACCTTCCATAGATGATGACTGTCTCTTGTTTCAGGCTGAATCAGCAGCAGATCCAGGAGCTGAAGTATCGGATCGAGGATCTTCATAGACAACTGATGGAGCAGGGCAGCCGGGCAGAAGATGTAAGTGCGCCTTATATGTTTGACCACTGCACTGTACTGTCCACCCACCGGACTCTAACCGGACCCTTCTCTGTCCTAGTCCTCACAGCTGAAGAGGAAGCTGGAAGAACACCTGTAAGTATGTAACCTGCACATTGGGGACATGTGTCCAGCAGAGCTTACAGTCTAATGCACATCGCCAAAGTTGGATAGAAGTAGGATTTGTAGTAGGGTTGTTTCCTGCAGAGACAATCTAATTTACATTGGTTTTCATGATGTGCTTCTTTCAGGGAGATGCTTCATGATGCTCACTCAGAATTGCAGAAAAAGAGAGAATACATTGAAACCCTGCAGCCTAAGGCCGACTTGAACAGTAAGGAATCCTATCAAATTCTGTATATCTGCatgcaccactagggggagctcactctgTTCAGGATTATACATTTCCcgatgagttttatgggaactgtGTGAATCCCTTTTGCATTCAGAGTTTTGCCCTGGGGCTCTAACCCTGATTATTACTCTCCGTCCCTCCCGCCGCAGTGTCCCGCAAAGTGGATGAGTTGCAGCAGATCTTACGACAGAAGGAGGACGACATGAGGGCCATGGAGGAGAGGTACAAGCGATACGTGGACAAAGCCCGGACGGTGAGCAGCGAGTTTTTCCAAACGCTAATCTCCCCGTCTCGTGTGCACACGTTTTGGGATGCGTTTTGGACTTTTTAAAAATCTTTTGTGAACCTTCTCCTCAGGTTATTAAAACTCTGGATCCCAAGCAGCAGAATTACATTCCTCCAGAGATCCAGGCCTTAAAGAACCAACTGCAGGAGAAGGAGACCAGAATCCGGCACTTGGAGGTGCAGACATCTTAGTTATAATACATAAGAGTGCATGTGAAGGAGGTTGTCGGAGAAAGGCGTCTGACAACCTGATCCTCTTTCAGCTCTGTGTGCAGGAGGGGTGTCAGATTTCCCTCCATAGAGGTATGCAATAGTATTTCCACTTCCTTTCTTCCAGACTGACTTCGAGAAGACCAAGTCTCAGAAAGACCAGGAAGAAAAGCTGATCATAAGTGCCTGGTATAACATGGTGGGTGACTGCTCCGGGGTGCCTGgtaatggcgggggggggggggggggagcctggCTTGGGTATTGCACTTACTATATTTATTATGCCCTTTCTCCGCAGGGCATGGCGCTGCAGCAAAAGGTCACCGACGATAGGACGCAGGTCCCGAGTGGAGCCCAGTCTTTCCTGGCCCAGCAGAGACTGGCCACCAATGCCAGACGTGGACCGCTCTCCCGCTCCATGCTCCCCAGATACAGCGACAAGCGGCAGAGCATGTCATGAACCCACCAGGGTGGTTCTATATAAGCTGCATACTTCTGCCAGCCCCATAAGGGAGGGCTTGTTTACCTAGTGCCAGGgaccagcaacctccggcactccagctgttctgaaactacaactcccaacatcctCCCTTTTACGTCCATGGGAGTTACAAtaacagccaagtaagtgtggATGCTGGGAGTCTGTAGTTtgacgaaggttgctgatccgtgGACTAACCTGTCAATGTCTGGACAATCGCACTCCTCTAGGGGGCGCTGATCCTTTTTATAAAACTAATTCTGCCTTCTTCTTTTTAACCTTTGCTGCCTCCTTTTACCCTTATGCGTTTCCCTTTACCTAGGGCATCCTCAAAACTGGCATGGAACTTGCTGTAGATTAATGAACATGAGCAGAGTACTTGTAGTGTGCCCCCTGGAGGCAGTGATGTGGACTGCTAGATACGGCTCATTATAGGATAGGGTGCCCTATGTACATGCCCCATCCTAACATAGAGACATATACAGGCTGCATGTGGCGGCCCCTGAGATCTCCTGCTCATTCAGCTATAAGCATATGGTTTTATTATCACGGATGGTTTTATTACAGTCATTGTGTCTTTCAGTCGCTCACATACACTGGTTCAGTACACGTTACAGGTCGTCGGGGTAGGAAAAACCCCAAATTCACCATAGTTATATTCTATAGGTAGTCTTCTATGAAGGCATATAGCCAGTACTGCAGCACCACCTTGTGGTTGTTTGTGGTTACTGCAATGAGAAATAactataggatttttttttttatccacctATAATTTTAAGGTTTACCGTCCTGTCTTTTGCACAACTGGTGCAATTTAATTCTATAGTTAAGCACAAGCCAAAGACCTCTCCTTAGGATGCACATTCACCTCTTTTTATAGGTTCTGGGTAGACATAGCTTACCGCGTTTtatatttaggggaggggagacCCCAATAGTTTATACATGCTCCAGTATGTTATATGCCATTTTGACGTGTAGTATTTATATGTAAGTCAGTAACACTAATAGGGTTCTGGATAGAAGACGTCACTATTTTATATGTATATGGCAGTCAAATTTTAGGGCTGTTTAATGGaaattagattttcttttttgaaaGATAATTAAACGTacagacagtaccccccccccccccccttcacccgTGCACTGACTTGTTGCCTTATTAACTCTTGCTAGCAACACAGAGCCCTGAGCTAGCCAAAGTGGTACgtcctatgtacagtatatatatggaTAGTATtatactggccctttaaatcctgctgctgccattttcccATCCCTTTTCATATTTGGACAGGTGACGTTGGGGTGTTTTTCGGGTCTATACACGGATGTTGTTTTCTGCTTGTATTTATATGTGTTTTAAGCTGTGAATTGCTACTAACTTGTACCGTTTTTATTGTTCTGGTTGGTATGTCACTCCTGACCCTTTCACTTCAAATAATAAATAGCGCGTTATGCCCTAAGGTAGATATTTTTATAACATTATAGGAGAAGAGCTGCTTTTTAAAATACATCTTGATACAGAGGTACCCCCACTAGGGAGGGTAAGGAGCTCCATATTGTTAGAGGTGCAGTACCTGCTGTGCCCTCTAGATGGAGCTGTGATGGTATAACTTACAAGAGCTGAATATGCCGTCCACTATAGAATAGGTACAAATATAACCTCTAGTCATTGAGGGGAGTTTGTCTTGTGGGCCCCCCCCAATTTACAGATGTCTTTTCTATCTGCTCTTAGCTTACCTTTCGTAGTATTGTTTATGATGTTGTCTTTTATACACTACAAATAAAACTTTTATCTTCCTTTTTACCAAAATccgtctttttattttattttttttctcctccataAGTGATTAATATCTTGAGTTGATAAGAGTCCAGGAGGCTCCATTTACAGAAGCAGCATTGCCTCACGAAACCATTTGCAGGTTTTAAAGTGGTCCTCTGGGTCTAACGTACacacattgaccaaaaaaaaataaacaatacttcacccagataaaaatgtcagattgctgcaaaGCCCAACGTGCAGTTAGG is a genomic window of Bufo bufo chromosome 1, aBufBuf1.1, whole genome shotgun sequence containing:
- the HOOK2 gene encoding protein Hook homolog 2 encodes the protein MFSEVKSRRHREMSGDRRGEQSDPLLTWMRTFPVSGPCASYKDLTGGLAIAQVLNLIDSSWFNEAWLMRIKPDPTDNWRLKVSNLKRILQSILEYYQEVLSHPVSEDHIPDVAMIGEFSNTAELRKMVQLVLGCAISCDKKEEHIQQIMTLGESVQQAVMESIQELLSKEPTDAATADSYVNYDSQSRKYYFLSEDTDEKMGILHRCHELEQQVSLLMEEKRNLLSENRSLREQHDSPDGDIGTPQMFTKKMLLLQSQIEQLQEENYRLESARDDYRQRCDELDRELQELHQRNQDLTGLAHEAQSLRDEMDVLRHSSDRVGKLESLVESYKKKLEDLGDLRRQVKLLEERNTVYMERTCQLEEELHKAHASRGQVESLGRQVQELNKKHSAESLRAEKWQFEFQTLKEKFEALQKERERLLAERDSLRETNEELRCSHLQQTCLVQADAFSGLSSPVDNLAAEILPAELKETVIRLQQENKMLCVQEASYQQRLSELQNLLEESNRGRNRLESENRLNQQQIQELKYRIEDLHRQLMEQGSRAEDSSQLKRKLEEHLEMLHDAHSELQKKREYIETLQPKADLNMSRKVDELQQILRQKEDDMRAMEERYKRYVDKARTVIKTLDPKQQNYIPPEIQALKNQLQEKETRIRHLETDFEKTKSQKDQEEKLIISAWYNMGMALQQKVTDDRTQVPSGAQSFLAQQRLATNARRGPLSRSMLPRYSDKRQSMS